Sequence from the Lepidochelys kempii isolate rLepKem1 chromosome 7, rLepKem1.hap2, whole genome shotgun sequence genome:
TTGGACATTATATGAAACTTAGGCAACACACAATAATATGGCATAGAGGAAATTAGTGTTGGTTTTCTGTAGGCAGTCCAGATAACGATTTGCTTATTACTAAACCAAACAATTTATAATACGCATTTTGTGCCGTTTAGGGAGAATCATCGGCTTCGAAAGcttgtatattttaaattatttggtgGCCTTTTAAAAGTAACACGATAGCTCGGCTATCCACTTTCACATATTACCACACCCACATCAAGAAACTCTGTTTCGCCTCTAATTTAAGTGAAAACAGCATTTAACATATTTACTGTGCAGACGTATCACTTTTTACTTGCTAACAGAAGTCGTACGAAAAGCAATCAGTGaactatatataaaaaagcaATGCGTGAAATATACTAAGTATGGACCAAGATGAGGGAAGTTGGGCTGAGTAAAGATTTAAGGATTGTGCCCCCTAGATCCGCGCTACTCTGCGGGTGAGAATTTACTTGTGAAAATGAATACAGTATCACAAATGGAAGAAATAAAGCGACAAGAATACAGTATGTCTCTGGAACAGAGTTGTGTATCTTCTGTTTCGTTTTGATCTGTCAATTAACTTGTATTTGAAAAGCTAACAGGAAAACTGCTTCTACTAAGACACAAACACATTACCTTACTGAAAGTAACTGCTCATAAAATACTTTATTGAAATAAAGTAAATATCTTGCATTAACTGATCATAAAATGCAGTTTTCGGATAACTTGGGGCACCACAGGATTGTAGACAGCAAGTAAGGCTTAAGATAACAGTAACAATCTCCTCCTGACCCTTTCAGGTTGTCATACAAAATACAACAATCTTCCATCTCAGAGCTCCCAAGCCGATACAGAGAAAGAGAAACGGGTGTGTTTTTCCTTAtgtacatgggggtgggggggggggagaaaaagagagggaaaggaatCAACCAAATATTAAATACAACGGAAATCAAATGGTAATAATAATCCACTAACCATTTTGTCACCCATCTTCTTCCACCTTGCATCTTCTTGTGGAACAGAACGCTGCATGGGCCTTGTCTAGTTATCCTGCTCCTCATTCCACATTGTGGAAACTAGGTTTTAAAATAGAAGGGAGTGCATGAGGCCTAACAAATGTATGGCACACAAGTCTAAGGATCAGTCCAACTGCTGCAGATAGTGTGTTTCTCATAGTTAATCCAGTCTTTTAAATGTTCAGGTCTCGTTAGCGAAGGCACTTGATCGACGCTGCTTTGTAAGTCTTTGTGCTGTCTGCCACGCTAACGAGGcatccttgatttttttttcctttttccttttttattcctCCTGGTTGACTTCACATGGCGAGTTTAGGCTTTCCGCctgtttctctgcttccttgGCTCGCTCCTGCTCCGTAAGTTGCTCGCTGGTTGGGATGGAGTTTTTCTTCGGGCGGCCTTTAGGTTTGGTAGGGGATTCAAGGCCCCCACCTTGTAATACCTGGAAAACCAAAGGATATTCCAGAATAAAACAACGCTTAAAGGTGCCTGATACAAGGGCTTTGTCCTATTGTGAAAGCTATAGGCTGGCCGATATTACACTAAAAATTATAACGAGAATCAAAACTATATTCTATGTCTCCAGTATTTCAACAccaggtctgggaggcagccaacTAGAACAGCTTACAGCTGGCTTGAATCATGACCTGGGTTGCATTTACTGCTTTTAACAGATCTTTACCTCTATAGATCACCTCCCTCACTTGGTCCTGAATATCctggccggggtgggggtggggggagaggacatATCCTCAAACCCCCGGAGCAGACTTGGCTATTGGTTTCTTTCCCTGTCTTCCTGCGCTCCTCAATGTTGTGCCTTTGTGCAGTTGCATTTTTACAAGCTCTTCTGCTGTTCATGATAGATACCCCCTTCTGCCATAGCCAGCCGGGCTGGGTTTGCAGGCCTTTGTCACCAACAACGTAGAAAAGGGAGAGAATCTATATCCGAACAATGAGCAAATCAGGGAACACAAAGAGAAATGTTAGATTCGAAGAGCGAATAATCTAAACCCCTTTTCCTCTTCCGGCAAGTGCCTAACGTTCCCTGATGCAACCAGCTATCGGCCAGCAACCAACTtctacctggggtggggggagacccgAGGCTTTACAGACAGACAAGTAAAGACACTTACTATTTTCTTCCATTTCATTCGCCTATTTTGATACCACGTTTTCACCTGAAGTTGACTGAGACCCAGGGACTCTGCCAGGTCTATTCTGCAAGGCGAGAGAAGACACACGTACTGCATCAGAAAACCACCCACTTGCCAGTCAAAACCCCACTGCTCAGATAAATCCCATACATcgctccgctcccctccccccttggtCCGTATTGTTCCTTAAGGAAGGATTGGGACTAGTCGGGTGTTCCCAGCCctctttccccatccccaccaaGCTTCTCTTCAGCAGGTATCTGAACTGGGAAGGGGGGTGATctgtgggctggggccaggaccgCTTAGTCCGCCTGGTGCCCAGCCCCGGAGTCTGGGGGCAGGTAACCCAGCCTGACTGGCCCCGTGCGCTGCCCTGAGACTGCAGGGCAGAACTGGTCTTATGGTTGGGAACCCTCTACCCCTCACCCACTCCCGGCAgcggctcctgcccccccccctcaccTGTCCGGCGTGGAGAGGTATTTCTGTTTCTCGAAGCGCTTCTCCAGCCCCATCAGCTGCAGCTCGGTGAACACCGTGCGGCTCCGGCGCCCTTTCTTGGCTTTGCTGCCCTGCTCCGGGGGTCCCGGCTCCAGCTTCCCCCGGAGGTGCAGCTCCAGCGGGAGGTGAGGGGATCCCGAGCCGCCCTGCAGCCCCGAACCTGCAGCCAGCAGGGCCGAACCCAGGCCGGAGCAGCCCAGGGGGGCCAGGGGAAATTTGAACACCGCCGCCTGCTCCGCCTTCAGCACCGCTGTGGAGAGAAAGACACGGTGAGAGCAGGCAGGAGCCCTTGGCACGTATCTAGCGCTGGCTCAGCTTCCCCAGATCGCCGCATGGCTGTTGGCGTGTTTCAGATATGCCGTGCCCATGTCCCAAgccaccccagccagcccctacGACAGCTGAGAGGCCCCGGGCACCGCCTGGGAAAAAAGGAATAACAGGGTCGGGGGGGAAATGAAGGAAATGTGGAGTCCCGCGGGGAAAGCGGGATGGAGTTCAGTGGGGGGAAATGGGTTACTTGCTGCGCTCTGTGTGTGGATCCAAAGACACGAATAGGACAAGC
This genomic interval carries:
- the BARX1 gene encoding homeobox protein BarH-like 1; the encoded protein is MQHPLDLGAAHYFPAEAFPDHRSHRYRSFMIEEILTDHPDSKVSAPAGELLKFGVQALLSARPYHNHLAVLKAEQAAVFKFPLAPLGCSGLGSALLAAGSGLQGGSGSPHLPLELHLRGKLEPGPPEQGSKAKKGRRSRTVFTELQLMGLEKRFEKQKYLSTPDRIDLAESLGLSQLQVKTWYQNRRMKWKKIVLQGGGLESPTKPKGRPKKNSIPTSEQLTEQERAKEAEKQAESLNSPCEVNQEE